The stretch of DNA CCGTTGCCCGGCGCGGCGCCATTCAAGCACGCTGCGCAGAACGTTGAGATCGGCGCTGTCCATTACGCCTGCGCCTTCTGCCAGCCCTGCAACTGATAACGCACCGGCAGGTTGCGGATGCGCTGGCCGGTGGCGGCAAAGATTGCGTTGCACAGCGCCGGCGCAATCGGCGGCACCCCCGGTTCACCGACGCCACCCAACGGTACGTCGCCCGGCGGCGTCACCAGATGCACGGCGACTTCCTTGGGCGCCAACGACATGCGCGCCACTTCGTACATATGGAAGTTGTCCTGCTGGACCTTGCCATCCTTGAAGCTGATTTCACCCAGCACCGCGTTGCCCAGGCCCATCACGCAGGCGCCTTCGAACTGCGAGCGGATGCGTTCAGGGTTGATCTGCGGCCCGCAATCGACGGCGATGTCGGCCTTGTGCACGATCAGCGTGCCGTCGTCCTTGACCTCGACTTCGATCACCGCCGCGACATAGGTGACGAAGCTGTAGTGCACCGCCAGTCCCAGGCCTCGGCCCTCAGGCAGTTTGCGCCCCCAACCGGCCGCCTTGGCCGCAGTTTCCAGCACCGTGCGCATACGCCCGGTGTCGATCGGATAGCGCTCGGGGGATTCACCGTAGTTCCACTCCTCGCTCAGGGTGCGCGGGTCAATCTGCCGATCGGGGCCAAGCAACTTGATCTGATACTTGAGCGGATCCACACCGGCCTTGTGCGCCAGTTCATCGACGAAACTCTGGATCGCGAAGCCGTGGGGAATGTTCGACACCGAGCGATACCAGCCGACCCGGGTGTGCACCGTGGCCTCGGGGTTTTCCAGGCGCACGTTGGGTATCGCGTAGGCCATGTTGGTGAAGCCCATGCCCAGTTCGAACGCCGCCTCATGGTTCATGCCCGGGGCGAACAGCGCGGTAATGCTCGGCGCCACCGTGCGATGCAACCAGCCGGACGGCATGCCGTCCTTGCCAACCGCGGCCTTCAGGTACTCGGCGGACACGGTGTGGAAATACGAGTTGTGGATGTCGTCTTCACGCGTCCATTGCACCCGTACGGCTTTGCCGGGGAACTCCTTGGCGAGGATCGCCGCCTCGACGACGAAATCCGGTTTCGATTTGCGGCCAAAACCGCCACCCAGCAGCGTGACGTTGAAGGTGACGTTATCGAACGGCAGCCCCAGGCGCTCGGCGATGCGCTCGCGGGTCACTTGTGGCGCCTGACTTGGCGCCCACGCCTCGCACACGCCGTTGTTGTAGCGGGCGATGGCGACCATCGGTTCCATCGGCGCCTGGGCCAGATGCGGCAAATAGTAGGAAGCCTCGAGGCTGCTGGCCGCGCCACTCAGGGCTTTTTCGATATCGCCGGTGTTGCGTACCACTTTGCCGGGCTTGCGTGATGCAGCTTCCAGTTCCTGGCGATAGGCGATCGAGTCGTAGCTGGCATTGGGGCCGTCGTCCCATTCGATTTTCAGTGCCTCGCGGCCCTTGATCGCCGCCCAGGTATTGCTGGCGACCACTGCCACGCCACCCAGCGGCTGGAATTCCGAAGGCAGCGGACGACTTTCGATCTGCATGACTTTTAGCACGCCGGGGACTTTCAGCGCCGCGCTGTCATCCAGCGACTTGACCTTGCCGCCGTACACCGCCGGACGGGCGATGGTGGCGTACAGCATGCCGTCGAAATGCACGTCGGCGCCGTACACCGCGCGACCGTTGACGATGTCGGCACCGTCGATGGCCTTGGTGCCTTCCTTGCCGATGTAGCGAAACTCCGACGGTTGCTTGAGACGCAGACTGTCACGCGCCGGCACCGCCAGCGCACTGGCTGCGGCGGCGAGCTCGCCATAACCCAGCTCGCGACCGGACGGTTTGTGCAGGACTTTGTGCAACTGTGCATGGCACTCGCTCACCGGCACTTTCCACTGCGCGGCGGCGGCTTGTTCCAGCATGGTCCGGGCTGCCGCGCCGCAACGGCGCATCGGTTCATACCAGTGGCGCATGCTGCGCGATCCGTCGGTGTCCTGGTTGCCGAAGCGCACTTCATCGCCGGGCGCTTGCTGGACTTTGACCCTGACCCAGTCGGCGTCCAGCTCGTCGGCGACCACCATGGTCAGGCTGGTGCGCACGCCCTGGCCCATTTCCGAGCGGTTGCAGACCACGGTAACCGTGCCATCCGCAGCAATGCTGACGTAGACCTTCGGATCGTCGATCCAGCCGTTGGGCATGCCCTCGGCGCCGAATTTCTTCGGGGCGTCTTCAGCCAACGCATCCTGCCAGCCCCAACTTGCAGCCAGCACCAACGCACCAGTAGCCCCGACGCCTTTTAGAAAGCCTCGACGACTGAGATTGCTCAGGGCGAAATCATTCGGCAAGCGGCTCATGCCTTGGCCTCCTTCAGGTGAGTGGAGGCCTGACGGATCGCGGTCTTGATCCGGTTGTAGGTGCCGCAACGGCAAATGTTGCCGACCATCGCTTCTTCGATCTGCTCGTCGCTCGGATTCGGATGGGTCTTGAGCAACGCGGTGGCGGACATGATCTGCCCACCCTGACAGAAACCACACTGCGCCACGGCGCTGTCGAGCCAGGCCTGCTGGACCACTTGGCCAACCGGATCGGCGTGCAGGTTGTCGATGGTGCTGACGTTCTGCCCGATCACCGAGCCGATCGGCGTAATGCAACTACGGGCCGGCAAGCCATCGATATGAATGGTGCAGGCACCGCACAGGCCCATACCGCAGCCGAATTTGGTGCCGTTGTAACCGGCGACATCACGAATAGCCCACAGCAGCGGCATGTCTTCGGTGACATCCAGTTGATGGTCCTGGCCATTGAGTTTCAGGGTAATCATGGGCACGCCCGCATATTCTTGGTGGTTATGGGGTCGAGCAATCTGCCGCCAGAGACTGGCGGTGGTTCACGCAGATCGACTCAGGCTAATGGGCTCTCTTGTGCCAACGCGAACGTCTGCACCGGGCCTTTGGTGGAGCAAAGGGATTATCGTTAGCTGGCTACGTTAACCCGTGATTAACAAAAAAGCCCTGCACTTTTTTATCAGTGCAGGGCTTTGGATACCGACTTGAAGCGTAGCCTCAATAGCGGTTGGGCTCCATTTCCAGCTCGACATTGAAACGTTCGGCAATATCTTTCTGGATGCGTTGCGCCAGCTCCAGCAATTGCAGGCCGGTGGCCGCGCCGTAGTTGACCAGCACCAGCGCCTGCAACTTATGCACGCCGGCATCGGCCTCACGGAAACCTTTCCAGCCGGCGCGCTCGATCAGCCAACCAGCGGCCAGTTTCATCTGCCCGTCCGGTTGCACGTAAGCCACCAGATCCGGGTGCAGCTGTTTGATCTGCGCCACCAGCGCCGCCGGCACCAACGGGTTCTTGAAGAAGCTGCCGGCATTACCGAGCACCGCAGGGTCCGGCAGTTTTTCGCTGCGGATGCTGCAGATCGCGCGACTGACGTCGCTTGGCGTTGGTTGCTCGATGCCCTGCTCGGTCAGGCGCTGACGCACTGGCCCGTATTCCAGGTGCAAGTGAGCTACGCGGTCGAGGTTGAAGCGCACGCGCAGGATCAGCCAACGCCCCGGCTGCTGCTTGAACAGGCTGTCGCGGTAGGCGAAGTTGCATTCTTCCAGGCTGAAGTCGCGCAACTCGCCGGTCTGACGATCCAGCGCGGTGAGGCCGGCGAACACATCCTTGATCTCGACCCCGTAGGCACCGATGTTCTGCATCGGCGCCGCCCCCACGGTACCAGGGATCAGGCTGAGGTTTTCCAGACCGGAAAAACCCTGCGCCAGCGTGTGCTGCACGAACGGGTGCCATGGCTCGCCGGCTTCCGCCTCGATCACCACGCGGTCGCCGTCGTCGCTGATCAGCCGAATGCCACGAGTCGCCATGCGCAACACCAGCGCCGGAATATCAGCGGTCAGCAGCAGGTTGCTGCCACCACCGATCACCAGCAATGGCACGTCGTTCGCTGTGGCATACGCCAGCGCTTCACGGACATCGGCGTCGCTATGGGCTTCGGCAAACAACTGCGCGCGAACGTCGACGCCGAAACTGTTGAACGGTTTCAGCGAAACCTGTGATTGAAGCTGCAAACTCATAACCGACCCTTCACTTCGATCAACAGTTGGTCACAGGCCGCCTCGATCAGATCCAGCACCTGTTCGAAGCCCTGATCGCCGTCGTAATACGGATCCGGCACTTCATCGACCACACCGGCATAACGACGCAGGAACAGATCCAGTTCGGCCTTGCCGGTGGATGGCTGCAAGGCCTTGAGGTTGCGCAGGTTGCTGTTGTCCATGGCCAGAATCAGGTCGTAACTGGCGAAATCGGCGCGGCTGACCTGCTGCGCACGTTGCGCCGACAGGTCATAACCACGCACTTTGGCCGCGGCCTGGCTGCGTTTGTCCGGCGGGTTGCCGACGTGCCAGTCACCGGTGCCGGCGGAGGCCACTTCGACCTGGTCTGCCAGCCCGGCTTCGCGCAACTTGTGACGCAACACGCCTTCAGCGGTGGGCGAGCGGCAGATGTTGCCCAGGCACACGAACAGAACGCGCATCAGGCCCCCAGCAGGCGACGAACGCGCTCGAGGTCTTCAACAGTGTCGACGCCGGTCGGCGGCGCGATCAACGCGTCGGCCACATGAATCCGCACGCCATGCCACAAGGCACGCAGTTGCTCGAGGGATTCAGTGTTCTCCAGCCAGCACGGGCCCCAGCTCACGAAGTCCTGGAGGAACCCGGCGCGGTAGGCATAAATGCCGATGTGGCGACGGTAAGGCACGCCTTCGGGCAACTGCTCGCGGCTCTTGGCGAAGGCATCGCGGGCCCACGGCAAGGTTGCGCGGCTGAAAGTCAGCGCCAGGCCGTTAAGGTCGCTGACGACCTTGACCACGTTCGGGTTGAACAGGGTCTCAATGTCTTCGATCGGCTCAGCCAGTGTGGCCATGCGCGCTTCGGTGTGGGCTGCGAGGTTGGCGGCCACCTGATCGATCACGCTCGGTGGGATCAGTGGCTCGTCGCCTTGCACGTTGACCACGATCGCGTCAGGCGCAAGGCCCAGCTTTGCCGCGACTTCGGCCAGACGGTCAGTCCCGGAATTATGGTCTTCACGGGTCAGCACCACTTCAGCGCCGAAACCCTGGCACGCCTCGACGATGCGCGCATCGTCAGTCGCCACCACCACACGGCTGGCACTGCTTTTGCTCGCCTGTTCCCAGACGTGCTGGATCATCGGCTTGCCGGCGATGTCCAGCAGCGGTTTGCCCGGCAGGCGGGTCGAGGCGTAACGCGACGGGATGACAACGGTGAAGGCAGTGGTCATTTATCCAGACGCTCGTCAGTGGTCAGGGTGCGCGCTTCGCTTTCGAGCATCACCGGGATGCCGTCGCGGATCGGATAGGCCAGGCCTGCGCCCTTGCTGATCAGTTCGGTCTTGTCGGCGCTGAGCTTGAGCGGGCCTTTGCAGATCGGGCACGCGAGGATGTCGAGCAATTTGGTGTCCATGAACATTCCCTGGATAAAGAGTTAAGGCAAAAGACGATCGGGCAGCAGGCGCATCAACTGGGTGTCGAACCAGGCCACGAAGGCCGGTGACGGCACGGCATCGACCGCCAGATACCACCAGTCGTCAGCCGCGAAGGCACGGCACTTCACCGCGTCCTTTTCGGTCATCACCAACGGCAATGACGGTGTGAAATTCAAGGCCTGCACGCTGTATTCGGCGTGGTCGGCAAACGCATGGGGGATTGCCCGCCAGTCTAGCGCTTCGAGTGTATTGAAGAAACGTTGCGGATTGCCGATCCCGGCCACCGCGTGCACCGATTGCCCGGGCGCAAAATACTCCAGCGGTTTGCGTTCGCCGCTGCGCAGATTGACCAGCGCGGTCGGTTGCAGGCGAAACGCGAAGCCGTCGTCGCGGTCTGCGGTGGCGCCGTTGAACAGCACGCCGTCGACGCTTTGCAGGCGCTCGATCGGCTCGCGCAACGGACCTGCCGGCAGGCAGCGTTTATTGCCCAGGCCTCGAGCAGCGTCGATCAGCACCAGCTCCAGATCGCGGGCCAGACGGTAATGCTGCATGCCATCGTCGGAGAGGATCAGGTCCAGCGGTTCACTGGCGAGCAGGGCTTTGACTGCAGCGCTGCGATCAGGGTCGATCATCAACGGCACACCGGTGCGCTGCACGATCAGCAGCGGTTCGTCACCCGCGATGTCTGCGCCTTGGTTGGCCTCGACCCGCCACGGCATTTGCGGCGGTTTGGCACCGTAGCCACGACTGACCACGCCAACGCGCAAGCCGCTGCGCCGACAGTGTTCGATCAACCACAGGATCATCGGCGTTTTGCCAGTGCCGCCGACGGTGATATTGCCGACCACAATCAGCGGCACTGGCGGCTGATAGATCTGGCCTTCGCCATCGAGAAAGCGCTGGCGTTTGTTGACCACCACGCGGCGGTAGAGCATTTCCAGCGGCCGCAGCAATGTCAGGGCCGGATGCCCTTGATACCACGCGGCGAGCAAGCGATCGGACAGGCTCATCAGGATTTGGGCGCCGCCTCGACCGTGGTCATGCGCAGATGGCTGAAACCGAGTTTGCCGGCCGCGTCCATGGCGGTGATCACCGCTTGGTGTTGGGTCTTGCCGTCGGCACTGATCGACAACGGCATGTTGGTGTCACCGTTGGCTTCTTTCTGCATGGCTTCCATCAGTGTCGCCAGATCGTTCTTCGGCAACACCTTGTTGTTCACCGAGTACACGCCTTCGGCGCTGATCGCGACATCCAGTTGTTTGAGCTGCTGGTCTTCGGCGGGTGATCCGCTGACCGACTCTGGCAGATCGACGCGCAACTGGGTTTCGCGGGTGAAGGTGGTGGTCACCACGAAAAACAGCAACAGGATGAACACCACGTCGATCAGCGACGCGAGGTTGATGTCTATCGTTTCCCGGGGTTTGCGACGGAATTTCACGCTTTGTCCCCGGCCAGATCGACGTCACGGTCGCCCTGCACCACTTCGACCAGTTTGATCGCTTCCTGCTCCATGCCCACCACCAGCTCGTCGATGCGGCGTTGCAGGAACCGGTGGAAGAACACCGACGGGATACCCACCATCAGGCCCGCCGCCGTAGTGATCAGCGCCTTGGAGATACCGCCAGCCAGTACCGAAGCATTGGTGGTCATGCCGGAGCCGGTGAAGGCGCTGAAAATGTCGATCATGCCCAGCACCGTACCCAACAGGCCCAGCAACGGCGACATGGCGGCGATGGTGCCCAGCGCGTTGACGTAGCGTTCGAGCTCGTGAATCACCCGCGCGGCGGCTTCTTCGATGCATTCCTTCATGATCTCGCGACCATGCTTGGAGTTGGCCAGGCCCGCCGCGAGGATTTCACCCAGCGGCGAGTTGACGCGCAACTCCTTGAGTTTTTCTTTGTTGAGCTGCTTGTCCTTGATCCAGACCCAGACCTGGCCCAGCAGATGCTCGGGGGT from Pseudomonas sp. P8_229 encodes:
- the murB gene encoding UDP-N-acetylmuramate dehydrogenase yields the protein MSLQLQSQVSLKPFNSFGVDVRAQLFAEAHSDADVREALAYATANDVPLLVIGGGSNLLLTADIPALVLRMATRGIRLISDDGDRVVIEAEAGEPWHPFVQHTLAQGFSGLENLSLIPGTVGAAPMQNIGAYGVEIKDVFAGLTALDRQTGELRDFSLEECNFAYRDSLFKQQPGRWLILRVRFNLDRVAHLHLEYGPVRQRLTEQGIEQPTPSDVSRAICSIRSEKLPDPAVLGNAGSFFKNPLVPAALVAQIKQLHPDLVAYVQPDGQMKLAAGWLIERAGWKGFREADAGVHKLQALVLVNYGAATGLQLLELAQRIQKDIAERFNVELEMEPNRY
- the kdsB gene encoding 3-deoxy-manno-octulosonate cytidylyltransferase, which translates into the protein MTTAFTVVIPSRYASTRLPGKPLLDIAGKPMIQHVWEQASKSSASRVVVATDDARIVEACQGFGAEVVLTREDHNSGTDRLAEVAAKLGLAPDAIVVNVQGDEPLIPPSVIDQVAANLAAHTEARMATLAEPIEDIETLFNPNVVKVVSDLNGLALTFSRATLPWARDAFAKSREQLPEGVPYRRHIGIYAYRAGFLQDFVSWGPCWLENTESLEQLRALWHGVRIHVADALIAPPTGVDTVEDLERVRRLLGA
- a CDS encoding low molecular weight protein-tyrosine-phosphatase; this translates as MRVLFVCLGNICRSPTAEGVLRHKLREAGLADQVEVASAGTGDWHVGNPPDKRSQAAAKVRGYDLSAQRAQQVSRADFASYDLILAMDNSNLRNLKALQPSTGKAELDLFLRRYAGVVDEVPDPYYDGDQGFEQVLDLIEAACDQLLIEVKGRL
- a CDS encoding MotA/TolQ/ExbB proton channel family protein, encoding MWELVKSGGWMMLPIILSSIAAMAIVAERLWTLRASRVTPEHLLGQVWVWIKDKQLNKEKLKELRVNSPLGEILAAGLANSKHGREIMKECIEEAAARVIHELERYVNALGTIAAMSPLLGLLGTVLGMIDIFSAFTGSGMTTNASVLAGGISKALITTAAGLMVGIPSVFFHRFLQRRIDELVVGMEQEAIKLVEVVQGDRDVDLAGDKA
- a CDS encoding Trm112 family protein gives rise to the protein MDTKLLDILACPICKGPLKLSADKTELISKGAGLAYPIRDGIPVMLESEARTLTTDERLDK
- the lpxK gene encoding tetraacyldisaccharide 4'-kinase is translated as MSLSDRLLAAWYQGHPALTLLRPLEMLYRRVVVNKRQRFLDGEGQIYQPPVPLIVVGNITVGGTGKTPMILWLIEHCRRSGLRVGVVSRGYGAKPPQMPWRVEANQGADIAGDEPLLIVQRTGVPLMIDPDRSAAVKALLASEPLDLILSDDGMQHYRLARDLELVLIDAARGLGNKRCLPAGPLREPIERLQSVDGVLFNGATADRDDGFAFRLQPTALVNLRSGERKPLEYFAPGQSVHAVAGIGNPQRFFNTLEALDWRAIPHAFADHAEYSVQALNFTPSLPLVMTEKDAVKCRAFAADDWWYLAVDAVPSPAFVAWFDTQLMRLLPDRLLP
- a CDS encoding ExbD/TolR family protein, whose protein sequence is MKFRRKPRETIDINLASLIDVVFILLLFFVVTTTFTRETQLRVDLPESVSGSPAEDQQLKQLDVAISAEGVYSVNNKVLPKNDLATLMEAMQKEANGDTNMPLSISADGKTQHQAVITAMDAAGKLGFSHLRMTTVEAAPKS
- a CDS encoding xanthine dehydrogenase family protein molybdopterin-binding subunit, which translates into the protein MSRLPNDFALSNLSRRGFLKGVGATGALVLAASWGWQDALAEDAPKKFGAEGMPNGWIDDPKVYVSIAADGTVTVVCNRSEMGQGVRTSLTMVVADELDADWVRVKVQQAPGDEVRFGNQDTDGSRSMRHWYEPMRRCGAAARTMLEQAAAAQWKVPVSECHAQLHKVLHKPSGRELGYGELAAAASALAVPARDSLRLKQPSEFRYIGKEGTKAIDGADIVNGRAVYGADVHFDGMLYATIARPAVYGGKVKSLDDSAALKVPGVLKVMQIESRPLPSEFQPLGGVAVVASNTWAAIKGREALKIEWDDGPNASYDSIAYRQELEAASRKPGKVVRNTGDIEKALSGAASSLEASYYLPHLAQAPMEPMVAIARYNNGVCEAWAPSQAPQVTRERIAERLGLPFDNVTFNVTLLGGGFGRKSKPDFVVEAAILAKEFPGKAVRVQWTREDDIHNSYFHTVSAEYLKAAVGKDGMPSGWLHRTVAPSITALFAPGMNHEAAFELGMGFTNMAYAIPNVRLENPEATVHTRVGWYRSVSNIPHGFAIQSFVDELAHKAGVDPLKYQIKLLGPDRQIDPRTLSEEWNYGESPERYPIDTGRMRTVLETAAKAAGWGRKLPEGRGLGLAVHYSFVTYVAAVIEVEVKDDGTLIVHKADIAVDCGPQINPERIRSQFEGACVMGLGNAVLGEISFKDGKVQQDNFHMYEVARMSLAPKEVAVHLVTPPGDVPLGGVGEPGVPPIAPALCNAIFAATGQRIRNLPVRYQLQGWQKAQA
- a CDS encoding (2Fe-2S)-binding protein, whose amino-acid sequence is MITLKLNGQDHQLDVTEDMPLLWAIRDVAGYNGTKFGCGMGLCGACTIHIDGLPARSCITPIGSVIGQNVSTIDNLHADPVGQVVQQAWLDSAVAQCGFCQGGQIMSATALLKTHPNPSDEQIEEAMVGNICRCGTYNRIKTAIRQASTHLKEAKA